In the genome of Flexistipes sinusarabici DSM 4947, one region contains:
- a CDS encoding CPBP family glutamic-type intramembrane protease — MFTAKKYFVFIISFLGGVIYFTFKLGFFADDFIFNINKFYYYIVIVPILEEWIFRGNIQRILKDKLEKKPIGTELYLLIPRIVLSLYRISLLLCCLHLCTLFIHQFHML; from the coding sequence ATGTTTACTGCAAAAAAGTATTTTGTTTTTATTATTAGTTTTCTGGGCGGTGTTATCTATTTCACATTTAAGCTTGGTTTCTTTGCTGATGACTTTATTTTCAATATTAACAAGTTTTATTATTATATTGTTATTGTTCCGATTCTGGAAGAGTGGATTTTCAGAGGAAATATACAGAGGATATTGAAAGACAAATTAGAAAAAAAGCCAATAGGCACAGAACTTTATTTGTTAATACCACGGATAGTTTTATCTCTGTACAGAATATCATTACTTCTGTGCTGTTTGCATCTATGCACCTTGTTTATTCACCAGTTTCACATGCTTTAA
- a CDS encoding PDZ domain-containing protein, producing MLNTKINFIVCSIILAFGAAVFVSGYIDYRFHPPLLDNIPDRIKNSELADEVFNREIVVEKNIFSLQTGLVPENTASKNASVQSPNTNKSKTPTKTAEEFEGELLGLLAGDGTYLAIVKFEGDVLILRKGVPQKGLELMDVFPDSVNLKYKGDIYSLAFPQQNIPGLNGEVANKDAGQKKGGKNDLHYTISKRYLTNQLQDMNSILRTVFISPHYDNGNFIGYRISRLADSSPLTKVGIKKGDILVQINGQTLDSPNKMLELFSKIDDLTAATIDILRNGQKKTLFIEVES from the coding sequence ATGCTAAATACAAAGATTAATTTTATTGTTTGTTCGATAATTCTTGCATTCGGAGCTGCAGTTTTTGTTTCAGGATATATTGATTACAGGTTTCATCCGCCACTCCTGGATAATATACCTGATCGCATAAAAAACTCAGAGTTAGCCGATGAAGTTTTCAACAGAGAAATTGTTGTAGAAAAGAATATTTTCAGTTTGCAGACCGGTTTGGTACCGGAAAATACTGCTTCAAAGAATGCGTCTGTTCAATCACCGAACACGAATAAGTCTAAGACTCCCACTAAAACTGCAGAAGAATTTGAAGGTGAACTTTTAGGACTTTTGGCAGGAGACGGTACATATTTAGCCATTGTAAAATTTGAAGGAGATGTATTGATTTTAAGAAAAGGTGTGCCTCAGAAGGGGCTGGAACTGATGGACGTTTTCCCGGACAGTGTTAATCTGAAATACAAAGGGGATATATACAGTCTGGCTTTTCCGCAGCAGAATATACCCGGCTTGAACGGAGAGGTAGCTAATAAAGATGCGGGGCAGAAAAAGGGCGGAAAAAACGATTTGCATTATACTATAAGTAAGCGGTATCTGACCAATCAATTGCAGGATATGAACAGCATATTGCGAACCGTTTTTATATCTCCCCATTATGATAATGGTAATTTCATTGGATACAGAATAAGCAGACTTGCCGATTCTTCACCTTTGACTAAGGTAGGTATTAAGAAAGGGGATATCCTTGTACAGATAAACGGGCAGACGCTGGATTCTCCGAATAAGATGCTTGAACTTTTCAGCAAGATCGATGATCTAACTGCTGCGACCATAGATATTCTAAGGAACGGACAGAAAAAGACTCTGTTTATAGAAGTTGAATCGTGA
- the gspD gene encoding type II secretion system secretin GspD, translating to MKKFSNLLIITLTVLLLSSAANAQINVNLKNVSLKDFVQFVGEFTGKSIVYDERMLRGNISIDSQAKMNKKDLMEIFYTVLSMNNLYAVSKDDYIQILQERDLQDYPDKFVKSPDKDSKDFVTSVITVEGIDLTQVAASVARLKSRLGHVQPVKGINALVIRDSSDRVNKITNVIESLKNVANNMNIKAIQIENTTATSVLQNVKNFFNQLKAQSMVAMDPVLIADDMSNVLIAAATENGMKKIEYIVTKLDSADAQAATSPKVFYLKNAVAADVEKVLNQLLGSIQDPKTKNVIKSNVASDKATNSIIVVGDSELYDKVEKLINKLDVPRKQVYVGALIIETTLEKGGNFGVEWMAGGGNDDFAGSVGYLNDGAATSFMSPVLEGNSPNFSALPGGFTAGVLGNVITYEGVKFPTLTALVNFVKTASGINILSNPQILTLDNEEAEIFVGENRPFITSTKFDSNNNPIQSYDYRDVGIRLNIQPHISSNNTITLDIKQEVKKVISNASVDAPAPITLTRSTNTTVKLRNNSKLVISGLIKDDSDVVNSAVPGLSKIPLIGWLFKSKEESSQKTNMMVFITAKIISTQSQAENLTERKFNNSMEFDNKTDQQLREEY from the coding sequence ATGAAAAAGTTTTCCAATTTGTTAATTATTACGCTTACTGTCCTTTTGTTGAGCAGTGCGGCAAATGCTCAGATAAATGTTAATCTTAAAAATGTTTCATTAAAAGACTTTGTTCAGTTTGTTGGGGAATTTACCGGCAAATCAATCGTGTACGATGAAAGGATGTTGCGAGGGAATATATCTATAGATTCCCAAGCTAAAATGAACAAAAAAGATCTGATGGAGATTTTTTATACAGTTCTCAGTATGAACAATCTCTACGCTGTAAGCAAAGATGATTATATCCAGATTCTCCAGGAGAGAGATCTTCAGGACTATCCGGATAAGTTTGTTAAAAGTCCGGATAAAGATTCCAAAGATTTTGTAACCTCAGTAATCACTGTTGAAGGAATTGATTTGACTCAGGTGGCTGCTTCTGTTGCCAGGCTGAAATCCCGCTTGGGCCATGTTCAGCCGGTTAAGGGGATTAACGCCCTGGTTATCAGGGATTCTTCAGACAGGGTGAATAAAATTACCAATGTTATCGAATCGTTGAAAAATGTGGCAAATAATATGAACATTAAGGCAATCCAGATAGAAAATACCACAGCCACCAGTGTCTTACAGAATGTTAAGAATTTTTTTAACCAGTTAAAAGCCCAGTCAATGGTGGCTATGGATCCTGTGTTAATTGCCGACGATATGTCCAATGTCCTGATAGCCGCAGCAACTGAAAACGGAATGAAGAAAATAGAATACATTGTTACCAAGCTGGATTCCGCTGATGCCCAGGCTGCAACATCTCCCAAAGTATTTTACCTGAAAAATGCGGTAGCTGCCGATGTGGAAAAGGTTTTGAATCAGCTTCTTGGCTCAATACAGGATCCTAAAACAAAAAATGTAATAAAGTCCAATGTAGCCTCGGATAAAGCCACCAATTCAATAATAGTGGTGGGTGACAGTGAATTATATGACAAGGTTGAAAAACTTATAAATAAGCTGGATGTGCCCCGTAAACAGGTGTATGTGGGGGCACTTATAATAGAAACAACCCTGGAGAAAGGTGGTAATTTCGGTGTCGAGTGGATGGCCGGCGGAGGCAATGATGATTTTGCCGGTTCTGTGGGTTATCTGAATGACGGAGCTGCTACCAGTTTTATGTCCCCTGTTTTGGAAGGCAATTCACCTAATTTTTCTGCACTGCCCGGTGGTTTTACAGCGGGTGTTCTTGGCAATGTAATTACATATGAAGGTGTGAAATTTCCCACCTTGACAGCGCTGGTTAATTTCGTAAAGACTGCCAGCGGGATAAATATACTTTCCAATCCTCAAATCTTAACACTTGATAACGAAGAAGCTGAAATTTTCGTCGGTGAAAACAGACCGTTTATCACAAGTACAAAGTTCGATTCCAATAATAATCCCATACAGAGCTATGACTACAGGGATGTGGGTATAAGGTTGAATATTCAGCCCCATATTTCAAGTAATAACACTATCACGCTGGACATTAAGCAGGAAGTGAAGAAAGTCATTTCAAATGCTTCAGTTGATGCTCCGGCTCCCATTACACTCACCAGAAGCACAAATACAACAGTAAAGCTGAGAAATAACAGTAAGCTGGTTATAAGCGGTCTGATAAAAGATGACTCGGATGTGGTTAATTCGGCTGTGCCGGGACTCTCAAAGATACCTCTGATCGGATGGCTTTTTAAATCCAAGGAAGAATCCAGCCAAAAAACCAATATGATGGTATTTATCACCGCCAAGATTATATCCACACAATCTCAGGCGGAAAATTTAACGGAACGAAAGTTTAATAATTCGATGGAATTCGACAATAAAACAGACCAGCAATTGAGGGAAGAGTATTAA
- a CDS encoding toxin-antitoxin system TumE family protein: protein MKILKLLDNSPVIYSYEIKDFKTFSDGFYIKTEAVLKNKTLLFIREYFDNNERKYSYHWQDANGNLIMRWDNAPHHNNLKTFPHHIHKENKIYENYHIHIEDVLEMSSIIYLSPFRLLSLKRG from the coding sequence ATGAAAATATTAAAATTACTGGATAATTCCCCTGTCATTTATTCCTACGAAATTAAGGACTTCAAAACATTCTCAGACGGTTTTTATATAAAAACCGAAGCTGTGCTCAAAAACAAAACCCTTCTGTTTATCAGGGAATATTTTGATAATAATGAAAGAAAATACTCTTACCACTGGCAGGACGCAAACGGAAATCTAATAATGCGTTGGGATAATGCCCCTCATCACAATAATCTAAAAACTTTTCCACACCATATACATAAAGAAAACAAAATTTATGAAAACTACCACATTCACATTGAAGATGTTCTTGAAATGTCAAGTATTATTTACCTGTCCCCTTTTCGCCTCCTGTCTCTGAAACGCGGGTGA
- a CDS encoding tyrosine-type recombinase/integrase, whose protein sequence is MNNLSRVLLNYKNYLRTELGFSENTIKAYIHDVRSFFEWSEKYYDKIDMVDVVSYMSYLRENTFAVDTILRKLSGLSSFYDFLLQEKLVGNNPLNAVQKPGRWDKIPKFLNFEDIDKLLDAPDINTSFGLRDKVLIETLYSTGVRVILMLQMIRKGIFCLKITRVSETGGEKGTGK, encoded by the coding sequence ATGAATAATCTTTCACGTGTTTTGTTAAATTATAAAAATTATTTGAGAACTGAGCTTGGTTTTTCAGAGAACACAATTAAGGCTTATATACATGATGTTCGGTCTTTTTTTGAATGGTCAGAAAAATATTATGATAAAATAGATATGGTTGATGTTGTTTCCTATATGTCTTATCTGAGGGAAAACACATTTGCTGTTGATACAATTTTAAGAAAGCTGTCAGGTCTGTCTTCTTTTTACGATTTCCTGCTGCAGGAAAAGCTTGTTGGCAATAATCCTTTGAATGCAGTTCAAAAACCGGGGAGATGGGATAAAATTCCAAAGTTTCTTAATTTTGAAGACATCGACAAACTTCTGGACGCCCCGGATATCAATACTTCTTTCGGTTTACGTGATAAGGTTTTAATTGAGACTCTATATTCCACAGGGGTCAGAGTGATACTCATGTTACAGATGATAAGAAAAGGAATATTTTGCTTGAAAATCACCCGCGTTTCAGAGACAGGAGGCGAAAAGGGGACAGGTAAATAA
- a CDS encoding CPBP family glutamic-type intramembrane protease, translated as MHLVYSPVSHALIVFIPSLIFGLVYDRHQKLIFPVFLHGFYNLNVFII; from the coding sequence ATGCACCTTGTTTATTCACCAGTTTCACATGCTTTAATAGTGTTTATTCCTTCATTGATTTTCGGTTTAGTCTATGATAGACATCAAAAATTGATATTTCCTGTTTTTTTGCACGGATTTTATAATTTAAACGTTTTTATTATTTGA